The following are from one region of the Cloacibacterium sp. TD35 genome:
- a CDS encoding rhodanese-like domain-containing protein, with protein sequence MTFEEILNSGEYHLIDVRQPEELKMDGAIEGAVNIPLATVPLRLDEIKEMKGPKIIFCRSGGRSGQACQFLAQNGLENIYNGGGFMQLHAALEHYKNN encoded by the coding sequence ATGACTTTTGAAGAAATTTTAAATTCAGGTGAATATCACTTAATCGATGTAAGACAACCAGAAGAATTAAAGATGGACGGTGCAATAGAAGGCGCTGTAAATATACCATTAGCAACTGTTCCTTTAAGACTAGACGAAATCAAGGAAATGAAAGGCCCAAAAATCATTTTCTGTAGAAGTGGAGGAAGAAGCGGACAAGCTTGCCAATTTCTAGCTCAAAACGGCTTAGAGAACATCTATAACGGTGGTGGTTTTATGCAATTACATGCTGCATTAGAGCATTATAAAAATAATTAA
- the queG gene encoding tRNA epoxyqueuosine(34) reductase QueG: protein MLQTINHTKIIKQKAEKFGFQSCGISKAEFLEEDAPHLEAWLNKGYHGEMKYMENHFDKRLNPTLLVDGAKSVISLSYNYFPKVKIDEINNFKISKYAYGEDYHEVIKDILKEMVAELQEEIGEFGFRVFVDSAPILEKAWARKSGLGWVGKNANLITKKHGSFYFLAEIICDLELEYDLAVTDHCGSCRACIDACPTQAIVSDRIVDGSKCISYATIELKNEIPDYFNGKMDDWIFGCDVCQDVCPWNRFSAPTLQEKFAPHFQKLNFRKSEWKELTQELFSEIFKKSAVKRTKFSGLMRNINLLNDNSL, encoded by the coding sequence ATGTTACAGACTATAAATCATACCAAAATAATTAAGCAAAAAGCCGAAAAATTCGGGTTTCAATCTTGTGGAATTTCTAAAGCAGAATTTCTAGAAGAGGATGCGCCGCATCTTGAAGCATGGCTTAATAAAGGCTATCACGGCGAAATGAAATACATGGAAAATCATTTCGACAAAAGGTTGAATCCTACACTTTTGGTAGATGGTGCAAAATCTGTTATTTCGCTTTCTTATAATTATTTCCCTAAAGTAAAAATAGATGAAATCAATAATTTCAAAATTTCAAAATATGCTTACGGAGAAGATTACCATGAAGTCATAAAAGATATTTTAAAAGAAATGGTGGCTGAACTTCAGGAAGAAATTGGTGAGTTTGGTTTCAGGGTTTTTGTAGATTCTGCTCCTATTCTAGAAAAAGCTTGGGCTAGAAAATCTGGTTTAGGTTGGGTAGGGAAAAATGCGAATCTTATTACCAAAAAGCATGGTTCTTTTTATTTTTTAGCAGAAATTATTTGTGATTTAGAGCTAGAGTATGATTTGGCTGTTACAGATCATTGTGGGAGTTGCAGAGCGTGTATAGATGCATGTCCTACTCAAGCTATTGTTTCGGATAGAATAGTAGATGGAAGCAAGTGTATATCTTATGCTACGATTGAGTTGAAAAACGAAATTCCAGATTATTTTAACGGAAAAATGGATGATTGGATTTTTGGCTGTGATGTTTGCCAAGATGTTTGCCCGTGGAACCGATTTTCTGCACCTACTTTGCAGGAAAAGTTTGCGCCTCATTTCCAAAAATTAAATTTCAGAAAAAGTGAATGGAAGGAGCTTACTCAAGAACTCTTTTCTGAAATTTTTAAAAAATCTGCTGTTAAAAGGACTAAGTTTTCTGGATTGATGCGTAATATTAACTTGTTGAATGATAATTCTTTGTAA
- a CDS encoding TIGR02117 family protein: MKKFFKILLKTVVSIVGLVALYLLSAYLLPFIEVPAEKTDEPKNVEAYILTNGVHTDLVFPVKSKEIDWSQKFPYENTVAKDSTLRYIAIGWGDKGFYLDTPTWADLKFSTAFKAAFWLGNSAIHATFYKEMKIGEDCKKLEMTSTQYQKLIKFIDDAMDKNAEGKYINIKTKAVYGKNDSFYEAKGSYSFLFTCNTWTNEGLKISGQKAAFWTASDKGIFKHYQE; encoded by the coding sequence ATGAAGAAATTCTTTAAAATTTTATTGAAAACCGTTGTTTCTATTGTTGGATTGGTGGCTTTGTATTTGTTGAGCGCTTATTTATTACCTTTTATAGAAGTTCCTGCGGAAAAAACTGATGAACCCAAAAATGTAGAAGCATATATTTTGACCAATGGAGTTCATACCGATTTGGTTTTTCCTGTAAAGTCAAAAGAAATAGACTGGAGTCAGAAATTCCCTTACGAAAATACGGTTGCCAAAGATTCTACTTTGAGATACATCGCTATTGGTTGGGGAGATAAAGGATTTTATCTGGATACGCCAACTTGGGCAGATTTAAAATTTTCTACGGCTTTCAAAGCGGCTTTTTGGTTGGGGAATAGTGCGATTCATGCTACTTTTTATAAGGAAATGAAAATAGGGGAAGATTGTAAGAAATTAGAGATGACTTCGACACAATATCAGAAATTGATAAAGTTTATTGATGATGCTATGGATAAAAATGCTGAAGGGAAATACATTAACATCAAAACGAAAGCAGTTTACGGCAAAAATGATTCCTTTTACGAGGCAAAAGGCAGTTATAGTTTCTTATTTACCTGCAATACTTGGACGAATGAAGGCTTGAAAATTTCGGGGCAAAAAGCAGCGTTTTGGACAGCTTCTGATAAAGGAATATTTAAACATTATCAGGAATAA